From a single Leclercia sp. AS011 genomic region:
- a CDS encoding type I secretion system permease/ATPase, whose translation MTPDNDSPDRIEMTPQAQGRQDPRQSHDDPLLDALMIVCKLHNIATSRNVLTTGLPLEAHTLTIESFPRAAGRAGLKARVVQRPLENITAMSLPAILLLKNNQTAVLIGWDDQQRARLLPSETEGGEITVSPETLAENYSGRVIFISPKHEFDAQPTATLPRTKAWFQDTLKLSKFLYLDAVVASFLVNLVALAAPLFVMNVYDRVVPNQATATLWVLAIGISIAFVFDFVLKILRGICLDLAGKKTDLVVSSALFERLLGMKMKLRPQRVGSFAQNFQEFQSIRDFLSSLTLTAFIDLPFTLLILLVIGIIGGPLVFIPLLCYPLALLVNWLIQRPLMSRVKKTYQLSNERQAMLVETLTGLDAIKINNAQSERQYQWEHLTGQLSKLELRVKSLSYVAVNFTTWLQQFSGVAIIVAGVYIIIGGNLSMGGLIACYLLHRRAMMPIGQLCSLITRYQRARMTKATIDRMMGLEQEVQDDEVPLKRETLSGAIELRDVTFVYPGNQYASLSNVSLTIQPGEKVGIIGRSGSGKSSLAKLLVGFYQPDSGNVLIDGIDARQIDVHDLRHNIGYAPQDIHLFSGTLRENLVYGASYVDDETMLRVATLTGVHEFARRHPSGYNMQVGERGMSLSGGQRQAVALARALLLDPPVLLMDEPTSSMDNTSEDLIKKALIPVISNKTLLMVTHRASLLTLVDRLIIVDNGKIIADGPKESVMSALKKGQIHANR comes from the coding sequence ATGACGCCTGATAATGACTCCCCGGATCGCATCGAGATGACCCCGCAGGCGCAGGGCAGACAGGATCCGCGGCAAAGCCATGACGATCCGCTGCTGGATGCGCTGATGATCGTCTGTAAGTTGCATAACATCGCCACCAGCCGCAACGTCCTGACCACCGGTCTGCCGCTGGAAGCTCACACCCTGACGATAGAGAGCTTTCCCCGCGCTGCTGGCCGGGCGGGGCTAAAGGCGCGAGTGGTGCAGCGACCGCTGGAGAACATCACCGCGATGTCACTGCCGGCCATTCTGCTGCTGAAAAACAATCAGACCGCGGTGTTGATTGGCTGGGACGATCAACAGCGCGCGCGCCTGCTGCCCAGTGAAACCGAAGGCGGTGAGATTACCGTATCGCCCGAGACGCTGGCGGAGAACTACAGCGGCCGGGTGATCTTCATCTCCCCGAAACATGAGTTTGATGCCCAGCCGACGGCCACGCTGCCGCGCACCAAAGCCTGGTTCCAGGACACGCTCAAACTGTCGAAATTCCTCTACCTGGATGCGGTGGTCGCCAGCTTCCTCGTTAACCTGGTGGCCCTCGCCGCGCCGCTGTTTGTGATGAACGTCTATGACCGGGTGGTGCCCAATCAGGCCACGGCGACTCTGTGGGTGCTGGCCATCGGCATCAGCATCGCGTTTGTGTTCGACTTTGTGCTGAAGATCCTGCGGGGCATTTGCCTCGACCTGGCGGGGAAAAAGACCGACCTGGTGGTCTCCTCAGCGCTGTTCGAGCGGCTGCTGGGGATGAAGATGAAGCTGCGCCCGCAGCGGGTGGGTAGCTTCGCGCAGAACTTTCAGGAGTTCCAGTCGATCCGTGACTTCCTGTCGTCGCTGACCCTGACCGCCTTTATCGACCTGCCGTTTACCCTGCTGATCCTGCTGGTGATTGGTATCATCGGCGGCCCGCTGGTGTTTATCCCGCTGCTTTGCTACCCGCTGGCGCTGCTGGTGAACTGGCTGATCCAGCGCCCGCTGATGTCGCGGGTCAAGAAAACCTATCAGCTCTCCAACGAACGTCAGGCTATGCTGGTGGAGACGCTCACCGGCCTGGATGCCATCAAGATCAACAACGCCCAGAGCGAGCGCCAGTATCAGTGGGAACACCTCACCGGCCAGCTCAGCAAGCTGGAGCTGCGGGTGAAGTCGCTCTCCTACGTGGCGGTGAACTTTACCACCTGGCTGCAGCAGTTCAGCGGCGTGGCCATTATCGTAGCCGGGGTCTACATCATTATTGGTGGCAACCTGAGCATGGGCGGGCTGATCGCCTGCTACCTGCTGCACCGTCGCGCCATGATGCCCATCGGCCAGCTTTGCAGCCTGATCACCCGCTACCAGCGGGCGCGGATGACCAAAGCCACCATCGACCGGATGATGGGCCTGGAGCAGGAGGTGCAGGACGACGAGGTGCCGCTGAAGCGTGAAACCCTCTCCGGTGCCATTGAGCTGCGCGACGTGACCTTCGTCTACCCCGGCAACCAGTACGCCTCGCTCAGCAACGTCTCGCTGACCATCCAGCCCGGCGAGAAGGTGGGGATCATCGGCCGCAGCGGGTCGGGTAAAAGCTCGCTGGCGAAACTGCTGGTTGGTTTTTATCAGCCGGACAGCGGCAATGTGCTGATCGACGGGATTGATGCCCGCCAGATCGACGTCCACGATCTGCGCCATAACATCGGCTACGCCCCGCAGGATATCCACCTGTTCAGCGGAACCCTGCGGGAGAATCTGGTCTACGGGGCCAGCTACGTGGATGACGAAACCATGCTGCGGGTCGCCACCCTGACCGGGGTGCACGAGTTCGCCCGTCGCCATCCGTCCGGTTACAACATGCAGGTGGGCGAGCGGGGGATGAGTCTCTCCGGCGGCCAGCGGCAGGCGGTGGCGCTGGCGCGCGCGCTGCTTCTCGATCCCCCGGTGCTGCTGATGGATGAGCCCACCAGCTCCATGGATAACACCAGTGAAGATCTGATTAAAAAGGCGCTGATACCGGTCATCAGTAACAAAACGCTGCTGATGGTGACGCATCGTGCGTCGTTGCTGACCCTGGTGGATCGTCTGATTATCGTCGACAACGGCAAAATCATTGCCGACGGTCCGAAAGAGAGCGTCATGAGCGCGCTGAAGAAGGGACAAATTCATGCGAATCGTTGA
- a CDS encoding HlyD family type I secretion periplasmic adaptor subunit, which yields MRIVESLSRLMRWLSGDKQPAPFTTNEVNKALLDDAPRVVRVTLWAIFAFFIAMILWASLANIDEVTRGEGRAIPSSRLQKVQNLEGGIVAEVFVHEGEVVKAGAPLLRLDDTQFRSNAGESDADRLALQARIQRLTAQLDDAKTLTLAPEIVQKAPDIASGELELFASVNKRIQSELDGLNEQLVQKKQELLDFQGKVSQYRRSLGLQQQEVSMSEPLVAKGAISKVEVLRLRRGVVETQGQLDSVLLAIPRAEAAIKEIESKVSETRGRYRSEALGQLNEARTDLSKIEASGKAISDRVNRTLVTSPVRGVVQQLLVNTIGGVIQPGNDLVEIVPLDDTLLVEAKIRPQDIAFLRPGQEATVKFTAYDYTIYGGLKGTLEQISPDTVTDKDGKSFYIIRLRTDKNHLGTDEKPLLIIPGMVASVDIITGKKTVMAYLLKPILRARAEAFHER from the coding sequence ATGCGAATCGTTGAGTCGCTTAGCCGCCTGATGCGCTGGCTGTCAGGCGATAAACAGCCCGCGCCATTCACCACCAATGAGGTGAACAAAGCCTTGCTGGATGATGCCCCGCGGGTGGTGCGCGTCACGCTATGGGCGATCTTCGCCTTCTTTATCGCCATGATCCTCTGGGCATCGCTGGCGAATATTGATGAGGTGACGCGCGGGGAAGGGCGGGCCATTCCCTCCTCCCGCCTGCAAAAAGTGCAGAACCTCGAAGGGGGGATCGTCGCTGAGGTCTTTGTGCATGAAGGCGAGGTGGTGAAAGCCGGAGCACCGCTGCTGCGTCTGGACGATACCCAGTTTCGCTCCAACGCCGGGGAGTCCGATGCCGATCGGCTGGCGCTGCAGGCGCGGATCCAGCGTCTGACCGCCCAGCTTGACGATGCGAAAACCCTGACCCTGGCGCCGGAGATTGTGCAGAAGGCGCCGGATATTGCCAGCGGCGAACTGGAGCTGTTCGCCAGCGTGAACAAACGTATCCAGAGCGAGCTGGACGGTCTCAACGAACAGCTGGTGCAGAAGAAGCAGGAGCTGCTCGACTTCCAGGGCAAGGTCAGCCAGTACCGCCGTAGCCTGGGGCTGCAGCAGCAGGAGGTCAGCATGTCTGAACCGCTGGTGGCCAAAGGGGCAATTTCAAAAGTAGAGGTGCTGCGTCTGCGGCGCGGGGTGGTAGAAACTCAGGGGCAGCTGGACTCGGTGCTGCTCGCCATTCCCCGGGCGGAAGCGGCCATCAAGGAGATTGAGAGCAAGGTGAGCGAAACGCGGGGGCGTTACCGCAGCGAGGCGCTGGGGCAGCTCAACGAGGCGCGAACCGATCTCAGCAAAATTGAGGCCTCGGGCAAGGCAATTTCCGACCGGGTGAACCGCACCCTGGTGACATCGCCGGTGCGCGGCGTCGTCCAGCAGCTGCTGGTCAACACCATCGGCGGCGTGATCCAGCCGGGTAATGACCTGGTGGAGATTGTTCCGCTGGACGACACGCTGCTGGTGGAAGCGAAGATTCGTCCGCAGGACATCGCGTTTTTACGTCCGGGCCAGGAGGCGACGGTGAAGTTCACCGCTTACGATTACACCATCTATGGCGGACTGAAGGGTACCCTGGAGCAGATCAGCCCCGATACGGTGACCGACAAAGACGGGAAGAGTTTTTACATTATTCGTCTGCGCACCGACAAAAACCATCTCGGCACGGATGAGAAACCGCTGTTGATTATTCCGGGGATGGTGGCTTCGGTGGATATCATTACCGGCAAGAAGACGGTAATGGCCTATCTCCTGAAACCTATTCTGCGCGCCAGAGCAGAGGCGTTCCACGAGCGTTAA
- a CDS encoding TolC family outer membrane protein, producing MKQYSQIIMGAALVLSATQSQATTLEQAVKDSLLWHPEVNASVNSRYSADQDLRAAKGGYLPSLDLTAGTGWEQTDNASTRAAGDHLRDLHRSESAINLRQNVFNGFATTSEVGRQKATVNSRAWTVLNTSESTALQAIQSYLDVLMRQKMVALAEDNLKNHERVFDQIRLRTEQGVGRQADFEQAQARLAQARNNLLTEQTNLEDSRANYQSITGKEPDTLVMPAKIAVPASLDAARSVMMENNPLLKQADADVEATRQQYEAAKSRFYPDVNVEVGRTMDNNIDGTRGHSQEWQAMLRMRYNLYNGGSDQATLTSYAYKMKEAQDVKNNAQRQLNEDLRLAWNALKNAKQQVPIAKEYADRSVQVRSAYQEQFSLGDRTLLDMLDSENEVFSAQRRYVELQFVDMFTTYRINARTGELLKSLNIQAPSAAQPIDQAQRSQTELPEIK from the coding sequence ATGAAACAGTATAGTCAGATTATTATGGGTGCGGCGCTGGTGTTGAGCGCCACGCAGAGCCAGGCCACTACCCTGGAGCAGGCCGTAAAAGACAGCCTGCTCTGGCACCCGGAAGTTAACGCGTCGGTAAACAGCCGCTATTCCGCCGATCAGGATCTCCGCGCTGCCAAAGGCGGTTATCTGCCGTCGTTGGATCTCACCGCCGGTACCGGCTGGGAGCAAACCGATAACGCCAGCACCCGTGCGGCAGGCGATCATCTGCGTGATTTGCATCGCAGCGAGTCCGCCATCAACCTGCGCCAGAACGTCTTCAATGGGTTTGCGACCACCAGCGAAGTGGGCCGCCAGAAAGCGACCGTCAACTCGCGTGCCTGGACGGTGCTGAATACCAGCGAATCCACCGCTCTGCAGGCGATCCAGAGCTATCTCGACGTGCTGATGCGCCAGAAGATGGTGGCGCTGGCAGAAGATAACCTCAAGAATCACGAGCGGGTGTTTGATCAGATCCGCCTGCGTACCGAGCAGGGCGTGGGCCGTCAGGCTGACTTTGAGCAGGCGCAAGCCCGTCTGGCGCAGGCGCGCAACAACCTGCTGACCGAGCAAACTAACCTCGAAGACTCCCGTGCTAACTACCAGAGCATCACCGGCAAAGAGCCGGATACCCTGGTGATGCCCGCTAAAATCGCGGTGCCCGCCTCGCTGGACGCCGCGCGTTCGGTGATGATGGAAAACAACCCGCTGCTGAAGCAGGCGGATGCCGATGTGGAAGCCACCCGCCAGCAGTACGAGGCGGCAAAATCGCGCTTTTACCCGGATGTGAACGTTGAGGTCGGTCGCACCATGGATAACAACATTGATGGCACCCGCGGGCACAGCCAGGAGTGGCAGGCGATGCTGCGCATGCGCTACAACCTCTATAACGGCGGCAGCGACCAGGCCACGCTCACCTCTTACGCCTACAAAATGAAAGAGGCGCAGGATGTGAAAAATAACGCCCAGCGTCAGCTGAATGAAGATCTGCGTCTGGCCTGGAACGCCCTCAAAAACGCCAAACAGCAGGTGCCGATTGCCAAAGAGTATGCCGATCGCAGCGTGCAGGTGCGTAGCGCCTATCAGGAGCAGTTCAGCCTTGGTGACCGTACCCTGCTCGATATGCTCGACAGCGAAAACGAAGTGTTCAGCGCCCAGCGCCGCTACGTTGAGCTACAGTTCGTCGACATGTTTACCACTTACCGCATCAATGCCCGTACCGGCGAACTGCTTAAGAGCCTGAACATTCAGGCACCTTCGGCAGCGCAACCGATCGATCAGGCGCAGCGTTCACAGACCGAGCTGCCTGAAATAAAATAA